One part of the Dyadobacter sp. 676 genome encodes these proteins:
- a CDS encoding right-handed parallel beta-helix repeat-containing protein, with translation MRRVFLAFALLVSSFIKTNATVLYVSLNATGNNDGTTWANAYTNLQAAIDAAASGDSIFVAQATYQPATNTAFSMKEGVKIFGGFIGTETDFAQRNLANKATLQGNRANVMLNVNNGLTSAALLDGFFITSGYQSLGGGIYNSSVSPTISNCIFSNNQAASYGGGIFNYNSSPTITNCGFSNNSTQSGGGGGMANTGTSRPVIMNCIFTGNSAFNGGAIYEFASTGSVITNCTFAGNTAIAYGGGLCNTSLSVTVTNCTFAANSAGSGGGILNSRAGAVISNTIIWGNTSGLVSLNSTVTVTYSNLQDGVISGTGNLSLDPLFTDAASMDFTLQSGSPCIDAGTPDTTGLNIGIADLAGKGRIAGESVDMGAYEFGNTLPVTLISFSAKPVATHSVELEWATAQETQNARFVIERSKDLVSFEPVVEIRDVAGNSSTLQTYKAVDPMPYSGTSYYRLIQYDIDGTRTVSRIVSVIARSRDYAVYPNLVQSQSFRVSVDEPVTAKIEARSASGQTIPFRRKPLDTQAVEISPLASLLPGTYLITVQERAVKRTFSLIVQ, from the coding sequence ATGAGAAGAGTTTTCCTAGCCTTTGCTTTGCTGGTAAGCAGCTTTATTAAAACAAACGCTACGGTTCTTTATGTAAGCCTGAATGCTACGGGAAATAATGATGGCACCACTTGGGCTAATGCTTATACCAATTTGCAAGCCGCTATTGATGCAGCCGCAAGCGGCGACAGCATTTTTGTAGCCCAAGCGACGTATCAGCCAGCGACCAATACCGCTTTTTCCATGAAAGAAGGCGTTAAAATATTCGGTGGTTTCATTGGTACTGAGACCGATTTCGCGCAGCGCAATCTTGCCAACAAAGCTACCTTGCAAGGCAATCGCGCAAACGTTATGCTTAATGTCAACAACGGCCTGACGAGTGCCGCCTTGTTAGACGGATTTTTCATTACAAGTGGATACCAAAGCCTTGGTGGCGGTATATATAACAGCAGTGTTTCGCCCACTATCAGCAACTGCATTTTTTCCAACAATCAGGCAGCCTCTTATGGAGGCGGTATATTTAACTATAATTCTTCGCCAACTATTACGAACTGTGGTTTCTCGAACAATTCAACACAATCCGGCGGCGGCGGCGGCATGGCTAATACGGGTACTTCCCGGCCGGTTATTATGAATTGTATTTTTACAGGAAATTCAGCATTTAATGGTGGTGCCATTTATGAATTTGCGTCTACGGGTTCGGTTATTACCAATTGTACTTTTGCTGGCAACACTGCAATCGCATATGGCGGTGGCCTATGTAATACTTCTTTATCTGTTACCGTTACGAACTGTACATTTGCGGCAAATTCGGCCGGCTCCGGTGGCGGTATACTTAATTCTCGTGCTGGTGCGGTTATTTCCAATACCATAATCTGGGGCAATACAAGTGGTTTGGTTAGCCTGAACTCGACAGTCACCGTCACTTACAGCAATTTGCAAGATGGCGTCATTAGCGGCACGGGTAATCTTAGCCTGGACCCCTTGTTTACCGACGCCGCAAGTATGGATTTTACCTTGCAAAGCGGTAGCCCTTGCATAGATGCAGGTACGCCGGATACTACAGGTTTAAATATTGGTATTGCCGATCTGGCAGGCAAGGGAAGAATAGCCGGCGAGTCGGTAGATATGGGCGCCTACGAGTTCGGCAACACGCTTCCCGTAACATTAATTTCTTTTTCGGCCAAACCGGTTGCAACTCATTCGGTAGAATTAGAATGGGCAACTGCACAGGAAACACAGAATGCGCGTTTTGTGATCGAGCGCAGCAAAGACCTTGTCTCGTTTGAGCCAGTGGTTGAAATCCGCGACGTCGCCGGTAATTCCAGCACATTACAAACATACAAAGCGGTTGATCCGATGCCCTATTCCGGTACAAGCTACTACCGTCTGATTCAATACGATATTGATGGTACGCGCACTGTGTCACGCATTGTTTCAGTCATCGCACGTTCTCGGGATTACGCAGTGTATCCAAACCTCGTTCAAAGCCAGTCTTTTCGAGTCAGCGTAGACGAACCGGTTACGGCCAAGATCGAAGCTCGTAGCGCATCGGG
- a CDS encoding MGMT family protein yields MAQDIGIAMGENRIAMLRPCHRVMKSTGELGHYHWGGEAKTSDDSQGSEFVEARKLAYLIIAGFCNLQVTLGAEHKLRRLLAAAQVTGRGYRISQS; encoded by the coding sequence ATGGCACAGGATATAGGAATTGCAATGGGCGAAAACCGTATCGCAATGCTAAGACCATGCCATCGTGTGATGAAATCGACAGGGGAGCTTGGGCACTATCACTGGGGGGGCGAAGCGAAGACAAGTGATGATTCTCAGGGAAGCGAATTTGTAGAGGCTCGGAAGCTTGCATACCTTATAATTGCCGGATTTTGTAATTTACAAGTAACACTTGGGGCAGAACATAAGTTGAGGAGGCTACTGGCGGCGGCACAAGTAACTGGCCGAGGTTATCGAATTTCACAATCCTGA